In Leptolyngbya sp. NIES-2104, the genomic window CTTCTGCGGCTTGAATACTGCGATCGGTAACATTCGATTCGGCTGCAAGTTGACTATCAAGCGACTGAATCTGAGCATTAATTTGATTCAGTTGCAATCTTCCTTGTCGTAAATCGCCTTCAAGCTGGCTTTTGGTCGTCATCAAGCGAGAATCATCCATCCGAGCCACAATATCCCCTGCTTTCACCTTTTGGTTCTCTTTCACAGCAATTTCTTTGATCGTGCCCTCGATCGCAGATTGCACCAGCCGCAATTCTCCCGCAGGTCGCACCGTTCCGGGAGCTTTCACCGTCACGTTATATTTCAGCACCGTAGCCAACACAACTGCCGCTCCAAACACCATCAGCAACACGCCGCCCCCCGCGATCGCCCACGGACTAAGACGCGGTAGAAACTCGCTCTGACTCAGTGTTGGAACTTGAATCGGTTCTTCCATGTCAAGCTCCTGAGTGGATTGAGGAAAGATCCCTGAAGCTTCAGGGATCTTCATGACGAACAATCGATCGAACCTAGTAGACCATCAAGCCCTTCGGATCGAAGTTCAGTTGAAAGTCTTTCAGAGCGCTCGTGTCGATCGCGCTTTTCTCAGCAGTCACGATTTGCGAAACCTCACTTCCACTCGGACCCGATTTTGCATCCGCTTTGAATCCAAGCGATTCATTGTTGAAGTTAAAAGTTGTGTTGATTAAATCCTTCAGACTGATGCCACCCGACACGGTTTCTTGTTGTTCATCCGACAAATCGACGAACAATTCAGACTGCACAGTAACACGGTTCATAATAATGTTCCTCGTTGTTTGTGTGATTGCGTTGGTTGTTTTCCCAACTGTGCATAGTCTGTCCGATCGAGTTGCTCAGTCACCAGGTCGATCGATGCTCAGTTTTTGTTCAGTTTTTGAATAGTGCGATCGCTTGTACTCTCGAAGCCTATTTCAAATCCCGCAGTAAAGTCTAAGCCGACCAAGTTTCGCGGAAATCTGCATAGAGCGTCAGACCGCCATCAATGAAAAGAGTTTGTCCCGTGATATAAGCAGCTTCCTCAGATGCCAA contains:
- a CDS encoding CTB family bacteriocin — encoded protein: MNRVTVQSELFVDLSDEQQETVSGGISLKDLINTTFNFNNESLGFKADAKSGPSGSEVSQIVTAEKSAIDTSALKDFQLNFDPKGLMVY